Proteins encoded by one window of Megachile rotundata isolate GNS110a chromosome 10, iyMegRotu1, whole genome shotgun sequence:
- the LOC105663754 gene encoding uncharacterized protein LOC105663754 isoform X1 — translation MGNNGSSSRDQQAASVCSNGLAAASEANRGWSQSFPRELARHHHGSQVTPVVAARKVLPEPPNQRLRATDNGSIIHNGGTISGRRAPTFSSSRDLAKRNEPFRERSVSACQAAEARSRRIDRHCCRYRAEAAATSNLKRFDSEPDLRYSPDACPSTQDRPNTGRSSDREDGGRSSNGQRSRDAKERLEGRYKARKKYKAPAPPNATDLADESPSMLGGGGGDEGESRCRFEQQLQPPPRRCRLFKTRAETKKAQVTWQLASSGRSFDRAHEPPTRTIERNDRRRGSSRWADSGQIRVDDQNRSDARPGDDHRNRGKLSDGKNTLQRSMSSPEFQAELIQVARRVRDKLDCSGKSVGVENSRKLDGDRIRDSPSSEAEGKVADRRSTSADRDAASLAKPSKSFESVRRLEDEEASRRRGGSYGKGIELARGRLDVRDRTVTGASGPEALRDKENQDPGGRIGRGDSNAARRKRSIDGERTDGAALDKSETKRRSNPVGETTTSVLEDDRARRERGRPFVSPTRSAPKTFYFGMNETRPRNGEPEPRGTEEAEAIKAIEEIEETEFKYLNGRNEDTGRSVDALERDDDDNDDDRNVVENISLKLRPTLPKKQLEIPRFSPSAAWRLLSALEAPGPSTSTASEELPVTFEERIERLSRPPPPFPLSLGPRSWHDKSGDSGISGDAGAANDDSLDVSTINRTKTAPIRPAWTPQQDLGEESSSDAGVDSPPPPPLPAPFKYPPRAHVFSLSLPRDDARAYFCAPDVKSKEGSAFNSLQKLKRSVSGAFGIAAHDLRASCARDLLDDNWLLSSSAPNSLQHSRVVEASRNPPSTWKPYSSRESNDQRAYGRDSGADDDNDDDDDDRDDDDDDVDDDDDDEDDGEEDEDDESDLVDADATVRYEADGTRVDSDASKGKSNDFPVVMKPPSFSYLTPGGHVMYLPESNATERRAQGFDADRIDRENDDEDDNDDVMPAKRRSKNSRDCVDAKNCRGRKETYEAKKASIVCEQGASSTSKQTSSQATETKPQRKSRRFTFQSTVRQIERRRLAEKLSREAEAKERQRKGELEAMRKVEEEFQRKRAKEKANIRQQLRLFKEMEENFDSLASSQWDDSRLSRADPDGAPSSTASSPTSMPIGNSSVVPSGKNFVHEEHRRKRNVGSDSKKRRAGERVGHRPKYYDWAPDASSHLEHKQTTVHPKVVCDIPKSSPVFVDANVHSTKPVASNCTPRSDNYRKDFAHGAVITKTSFASSDSELSQPNTRPHSRQTGTNGKSFRAGSGGSPGPSEEPTNTTDKERNDPTEAAEHVKKTVRDFTLSGVQPFTKRKTYRPISFNPQPPPPPPPPIPS, via the exons ATGGGCAACAACGGAAGCAGCTCTCGGGATCAACAAGCCGCGTCCGTGTGCTCGAACGGACTGGCAGCGGCGTCGGAAGCGAATCGAGGCTGGTCGCAATCGTTCCCGCGAGAGCTCGCGCGGCATCACCACGGATCGCAAGTTACGCCAGTGGTGGCGGCTCGCAAAGTCCTACCTGAGCCACCGAATCAGAGATTACGCGCGACCGACAATGGATCGATCATACACAACGGCGGGACGATAAGCGGACGCAGGGCGCCAACTTTCTCCTCGTCCCGTGACTTGGCCAAG AGAAACGAGCCGTTCCGAGAGAGAAGCGTCTCCGCGTGCCAGGCAGCCGAGGCTCGGTCGCGCAGGATCGACCGACACTGCTGTCGCTATCGCGCGGAAGCGGCCGCGACCTCGAACCTGAAGAGGTTCGACAGCGAACCCGATCTTCGGTACTCTCCGGATGCTTGTCCGTCGACCCAAGACCGCCCGAATACCGGAAGATCGAGCGACCGGGAGGACGGAGGTCGGTCGTCGAACGGTCAACGGTCCAGAGATGCCAAGGAACGCCTCGAGGGTAGATACAAGGCTAGGAAAAAGTATAAAGCACCGGCTCCCCCGAACGCGACCGATCTCGCGGACGAGTCGCCCTCGATGCTCGGCGGCGGTGGAGGCGACGAAGGAGAGTCTCGGTGCCGGTTCGAACAGCAGTTGCAACCACCCCCGAGGAGATGTCGGCTGTTCAAGACACGAGCGGAGACGAAAAAGGCGCAGGTCACTTGGCAATTGGCGTCCAGTGGTCGTTCGTTCGATCGTGCACACGAGCCGCCGACGCGTACGATCGAACGAAACGATCGACGACGCGGTTCGAGCCGGTGGGCCGATTCCGGTCAGATTCGCGTCGACGACCAGAATCGTTCCGACGCTCGACCCGGCGATGATCATCGAAATCGCGGCAAGCTTTCCGACGGGAAAAACACTCTTCAACGCAGCATGAGTAGCCCCGAGTTTCAAGCGGAGCTTATCCAAGTGGCGAGAAGGGTCCGCGACAAGCTCGACTGCAGCGGTAAATCGGTCGGCGTCGAGAATAGTCGCAAGTTGGACGGCGACAGGATCCGCGATTCTCCGAGCTCGGAAGCCGAGGGCAAAGTCGCGGATCGTAGATCGACGAGCGCGGATCGCGACGCGGCCTCGCTCGCGAAACCGTCCAAGTCGTTCGAGTCCGTTCGGAGACTCGAGGACGAGGAAGCGAGTCGGCGTCGCGGCGGATCGTACGGAAAGGGCATTGAACTCGCGAGAGGCCGACTCGACGTTCGCGACAGAACCGTTACGGGTGCGAGCGGTCCCGAAGCGTTACGAGACAAGGAGAATCAGGATCCCGGAGGACGGATCGGCCGCGGCGATTCGAACGCCGCTCGCCGCAAACGTTCGATCGACGGAGAACGAACGGACGGCGCGGCGCTGGATAAATCGGAGACGAAGAGAAGGAGCAACCCTGTCGGGGAAACGACCACGTCCGTGCTCGAGGACGATCGTGCGAGACGAGAACGCGGTCGGCC GTTCGTCTCCCCGACGCGATCCGCGCCAAAGACCTTTTACTTCGGCATGAACGAGACGCGGCCGCGAAACGGCGAACCGGAGCCCCGAGGAACCGAGGAAGCCGAGGCGATAAAGGCGATCGAGGAAATCGAGGAAACCGAGTTCAAATATTTGAACGGTAGAAACGAGGATACCGGACGTTCGGTGGACGCGCTCGAACGCGACGACGACGATAACGACGAC GACCGAAACGTGGTGGAAAACATCTCGTTGAAACTGCGACCGACTCTGCCGAAAAAGCAGTTGGAGATTCCACGATTTTCCCCGTCGGCCGCGTGGAGATTACTGTCGGCTTTGGAAGCGCCGGGACCAAGCACGAGCACCGCCAGCGAAGAGTTGCCG GTGACGTTCGAGGAACGAATAGAACGTTTATCGAGACCGCCGCCCCCGTTTCCGCTGTCGCTGGGTCCGCGCAGCTGGCACGACAAATCCGGCGACTCGGGCATATCCGGCGACGCTGGAGCGGCGAACGACGACTCGCTGGACGTAAGTACGATCAACAGGACGAAAACGGCGCCGATCAGACCCGCGTGGACACCGCAGCAGGACCTAGGAGAAGAATCGAGCAGCGACGCGGGGGTCGActcgccgccaccgccgccgtTACCAGCCCCCTTCAAATATCCTCCGCGAGCTCACGTTTTCTCGCTCTCGTTGCCAAGAGACGACGCGAGAGCTTACTTTTGCGCTCCTGACGTAAAGTCGAAGGAAGGATCCGCCTTCAATTCTCTCCAAAAACTGAAGAGGTCGGTGTCCGGAGCTTTCGGCATCGCCGCGCACGATCTTCGAGCCAGTTGCGCGCGCGATCTTCTCGACGACAATTGGCTGCTATCTTCGAGCGCGCCGAACTCGTTGCAACACAGTCGAGTCGTCGAAGCGTCGCGAAACCCGCCCTCGACTTGGAAACCGTACTCGTCTCGCGAATCGAACGACCAACGCGCGTACGGACGCGACAGCGGTGCCGACGATgataacgacgacgacgacgatgaccgcgacgatgacgacgacgacgtcgacgacgacgacgacgacgaagacgACGGAGAGGAAGACGAGGACGACGAGAGCGACCTCGTGGACGCGGACGCTACTGTACGATACGAAGCCGATGGTACGCGCGTCGACTCGGACGCGTCGAAAGGCAAATCGAACGATTTTCCGGTGGTCATGAAACCACCGTCTTTCTCGTACCTGACGCCGGGCGGACACGTGATGTATCTACCGGAATCGAACGCGACGGAACGTCGAGCGCAGGGTTTCGACGCTGATAGAATCGACCGCGAGAACGACGACGAAGACGACAACGACGACGTTATGCCAGCGAAACGACGATCGAAAAACTCCAGAGATTGCGTCGACGCGAAAAATTGCAGAGGCCGAAAGGAAACGTACGAGGCTAAGAAGGCGTCCATCGTTTGCGAGCAAGGAGCGTCGTCCACGAGCAAACAGACGTCCTCGCAAGCGACGGAAACGAAACCGCAACGAAAGAGCAGACGATTCACTTTTCAGTCGACCGTCAGGCAAATAGAGAGGCGCAGACTGGCCGAGAAGCTGTCGCGGGAGGCCGAAGCGAAGGAACGTCAACGAAAGGGCGAACTGGAAGCGATGCGAAAGGTCGAGGAGGAATTTCAGCGAAAACGCGCGAAAGAGAAGGCGAACATCAGACAACAGTTACGCTTGTTCAAAGAGATGGAGGAAAATTTCGA TAGTCTGGCGAGTTCGCAATGGGACGATTCGCGGTTGTCTCGCGCCGATCCGGACGGCGCTCCGTCCTCCACCGCTTCCTCTCCGACCTCTATGCCGATCGGAAACTCCTCCGTCGTCCCGTCAGGGAAAAATTTCGTCCACGAGGAACATCGCCGCAAGAGAAACGTCGGCTCGGACTCGAAGAAACGACGTGCCGGCGAACGTGTCGGTCATCGGCCGAAATACTACGATTGGGCGCCGGACGCCTCGTCGCACCTCGAACACAAGCAAACGACGGTCCATCCGAAAGTCGTTTGCGACATCCCGAAAAGTTCACCGGTATTCGTGGACGCGAACGTTCATTCGACCAAGCCGGTCGCGTCCAACTGCACTCCGAGGTCGGACAACTACAG GAAGGATTTCGCCCACGGTGCCGTGATAACCAAGACTTCGTTCGCGAGCAGCGACAGCGAACTCTCGCAACCGAACACGAGACCGCATTCCAGACAAACAGGGACCAACGGCAAATCTTTTCGAGCAGG GTCCGGCGGCAGTCCAGGACCGAGCGAGGAGCCGACAAACACGACGGACAAGGAGCGGAACGATCCGACGGAAGCTGCGGAACACGTCAAGAAAACTGTTCGCGATTTTACGCTGAGCGGAGTGCAACCCTTCACGAAGCGGAAAACCTACAGACCGATTTCCTTCAATCCCCAaccaccgccaccgccgccTCCGCCTATTCCAAGCTAA
- the LOC105663754 gene encoding uncharacterized protein LOC105663754 isoform X2, whose protein sequence is MGNNGSSSRDQQAASVCSNGLAAASEANRGWSQSFPRELARHHHGSQVTPVVAARKVLPEPPNQRLRATDNGSIIHNGGTISGRRAPTFSSSRDLAKRNEPFRERSVSACQAAEARSRRIDRHCCRYRAEAAATSNLKRFDSEPDLRYSPDACPSTQDRPNTGRSSDREDGGRSSNGQRSRDAKERLEGRYKARKKYKAPAPPNATDLADESPSMLGGGGGDEGESRCRFEQQLQPPPRRCRLFKTRAETKKAQVTWQLASSGRSFDRAHEPPTRTIERNDRRRGSSRWADSGQIRVDDQNRSDARPGDDHRNRGKLSDGKNTLQRSMSSPEFQAELIQVARRVRDKLDCSGKSVGVENSRKLDGDRIRDSPSSEAEGKVADRRSTSADRDAASLAKPSKSFESVRRLEDEEASRRRGGSYGKGIELARGRLDVRDRTVTGASGPEALRDKENQDPGGRIGRGDSNAARRKRSIDGERTDGAALDKSETKRRSNPVGETTTSVLEDDRARRERGRPFVSPTRSAPKTFYFGMNETRPRNGEPEPRGTEEAEAIKAIEEIEETEFKYLNGRNEDTGRSVDALERDDDDNDDDRNVVENISLKLRPTLPKKQLEIPRFSPSAAWRLLSALEAPGPSTSTASEELPVTFEERIERLSRPPPPFPLSLGPRSWHDKSGDSGISGDAGAANDDSLDVSTINRTKTAPIRPAWTPQQDLGEESSSDAGVDSPPPPPLPAPFKYPPRAHVFSLSLPRDDARAYFCAPDVKSKEGSAFNSLQKLKRSVSGAFGIAAHDLRASCARDLLDDNWLLSSSAPNSLQHSRVVEASRNPPSTWKPYSSRESNDQRAYGRDSGADDDNDDDDDDRDDDDDDVDDDDDDEDDGEEDEDDESDLVDADATVRYEADGTRVDSDASKGKSNDFPVVMKPPSFSYLTPGGHVMYLPESNATERRAQGFDADRIDRENDDEDDNDDVMPAKRRSKNSRDCVDAKNCRGRKETYEAKKASIVCEQGASSTSKQTSSQATETKPQRKSRRFTFQSTVRQIERRRLAEKLSREAEAKERQRKGELEAMRKVEEEFQRKRAKEKANIRQQLRLFKEMEENFDLASSQWDDSRLSRADPDGAPSSTASSPTSMPIGNSSVVPSGKNFVHEEHRRKRNVGSDSKKRRAGERVGHRPKYYDWAPDASSHLEHKQTTVHPKVVCDIPKSSPVFVDANVHSTKPVASNCTPRSDNYRKDFAHGAVITKTSFASSDSELSQPNTRPHSRQTGTNGKSFRAGSGGSPGPSEEPTNTTDKERNDPTEAAEHVKKTVRDFTLSGVQPFTKRKTYRPISFNPQPPPPPPPPIPS, encoded by the exons ATGGGCAACAACGGAAGCAGCTCTCGGGATCAACAAGCCGCGTCCGTGTGCTCGAACGGACTGGCAGCGGCGTCGGAAGCGAATCGAGGCTGGTCGCAATCGTTCCCGCGAGAGCTCGCGCGGCATCACCACGGATCGCAAGTTACGCCAGTGGTGGCGGCTCGCAAAGTCCTACCTGAGCCACCGAATCAGAGATTACGCGCGACCGACAATGGATCGATCATACACAACGGCGGGACGATAAGCGGACGCAGGGCGCCAACTTTCTCCTCGTCCCGTGACTTGGCCAAG AGAAACGAGCCGTTCCGAGAGAGAAGCGTCTCCGCGTGCCAGGCAGCCGAGGCTCGGTCGCGCAGGATCGACCGACACTGCTGTCGCTATCGCGCGGAAGCGGCCGCGACCTCGAACCTGAAGAGGTTCGACAGCGAACCCGATCTTCGGTACTCTCCGGATGCTTGTCCGTCGACCCAAGACCGCCCGAATACCGGAAGATCGAGCGACCGGGAGGACGGAGGTCGGTCGTCGAACGGTCAACGGTCCAGAGATGCCAAGGAACGCCTCGAGGGTAGATACAAGGCTAGGAAAAAGTATAAAGCACCGGCTCCCCCGAACGCGACCGATCTCGCGGACGAGTCGCCCTCGATGCTCGGCGGCGGTGGAGGCGACGAAGGAGAGTCTCGGTGCCGGTTCGAACAGCAGTTGCAACCACCCCCGAGGAGATGTCGGCTGTTCAAGACACGAGCGGAGACGAAAAAGGCGCAGGTCACTTGGCAATTGGCGTCCAGTGGTCGTTCGTTCGATCGTGCACACGAGCCGCCGACGCGTACGATCGAACGAAACGATCGACGACGCGGTTCGAGCCGGTGGGCCGATTCCGGTCAGATTCGCGTCGACGACCAGAATCGTTCCGACGCTCGACCCGGCGATGATCATCGAAATCGCGGCAAGCTTTCCGACGGGAAAAACACTCTTCAACGCAGCATGAGTAGCCCCGAGTTTCAAGCGGAGCTTATCCAAGTGGCGAGAAGGGTCCGCGACAAGCTCGACTGCAGCGGTAAATCGGTCGGCGTCGAGAATAGTCGCAAGTTGGACGGCGACAGGATCCGCGATTCTCCGAGCTCGGAAGCCGAGGGCAAAGTCGCGGATCGTAGATCGACGAGCGCGGATCGCGACGCGGCCTCGCTCGCGAAACCGTCCAAGTCGTTCGAGTCCGTTCGGAGACTCGAGGACGAGGAAGCGAGTCGGCGTCGCGGCGGATCGTACGGAAAGGGCATTGAACTCGCGAGAGGCCGACTCGACGTTCGCGACAGAACCGTTACGGGTGCGAGCGGTCCCGAAGCGTTACGAGACAAGGAGAATCAGGATCCCGGAGGACGGATCGGCCGCGGCGATTCGAACGCCGCTCGCCGCAAACGTTCGATCGACGGAGAACGAACGGACGGCGCGGCGCTGGATAAATCGGAGACGAAGAGAAGGAGCAACCCTGTCGGGGAAACGACCACGTCCGTGCTCGAGGACGATCGTGCGAGACGAGAACGCGGTCGGCC GTTCGTCTCCCCGACGCGATCCGCGCCAAAGACCTTTTACTTCGGCATGAACGAGACGCGGCCGCGAAACGGCGAACCGGAGCCCCGAGGAACCGAGGAAGCCGAGGCGATAAAGGCGATCGAGGAAATCGAGGAAACCGAGTTCAAATATTTGAACGGTAGAAACGAGGATACCGGACGTTCGGTGGACGCGCTCGAACGCGACGACGACGATAACGACGAC GACCGAAACGTGGTGGAAAACATCTCGTTGAAACTGCGACCGACTCTGCCGAAAAAGCAGTTGGAGATTCCACGATTTTCCCCGTCGGCCGCGTGGAGATTACTGTCGGCTTTGGAAGCGCCGGGACCAAGCACGAGCACCGCCAGCGAAGAGTTGCCG GTGACGTTCGAGGAACGAATAGAACGTTTATCGAGACCGCCGCCCCCGTTTCCGCTGTCGCTGGGTCCGCGCAGCTGGCACGACAAATCCGGCGACTCGGGCATATCCGGCGACGCTGGAGCGGCGAACGACGACTCGCTGGACGTAAGTACGATCAACAGGACGAAAACGGCGCCGATCAGACCCGCGTGGACACCGCAGCAGGACCTAGGAGAAGAATCGAGCAGCGACGCGGGGGTCGActcgccgccaccgccgccgtTACCAGCCCCCTTCAAATATCCTCCGCGAGCTCACGTTTTCTCGCTCTCGTTGCCAAGAGACGACGCGAGAGCTTACTTTTGCGCTCCTGACGTAAAGTCGAAGGAAGGATCCGCCTTCAATTCTCTCCAAAAACTGAAGAGGTCGGTGTCCGGAGCTTTCGGCATCGCCGCGCACGATCTTCGAGCCAGTTGCGCGCGCGATCTTCTCGACGACAATTGGCTGCTATCTTCGAGCGCGCCGAACTCGTTGCAACACAGTCGAGTCGTCGAAGCGTCGCGAAACCCGCCCTCGACTTGGAAACCGTACTCGTCTCGCGAATCGAACGACCAACGCGCGTACGGACGCGACAGCGGTGCCGACGATgataacgacgacgacgacgatgaccgcgacgatgacgacgacgacgtcgacgacgacgacgacgacgaagacgACGGAGAGGAAGACGAGGACGACGAGAGCGACCTCGTGGACGCGGACGCTACTGTACGATACGAAGCCGATGGTACGCGCGTCGACTCGGACGCGTCGAAAGGCAAATCGAACGATTTTCCGGTGGTCATGAAACCACCGTCTTTCTCGTACCTGACGCCGGGCGGACACGTGATGTATCTACCGGAATCGAACGCGACGGAACGTCGAGCGCAGGGTTTCGACGCTGATAGAATCGACCGCGAGAACGACGACGAAGACGACAACGACGACGTTATGCCAGCGAAACGACGATCGAAAAACTCCAGAGATTGCGTCGACGCGAAAAATTGCAGAGGCCGAAAGGAAACGTACGAGGCTAAGAAGGCGTCCATCGTTTGCGAGCAAGGAGCGTCGTCCACGAGCAAACAGACGTCCTCGCAAGCGACGGAAACGAAACCGCAACGAAAGAGCAGACGATTCACTTTTCAGTCGACCGTCAGGCAAATAGAGAGGCGCAGACTGGCCGAGAAGCTGTCGCGGGAGGCCGAAGCGAAGGAACGTCAACGAAAGGGCGAACTGGAAGCGATGCGAAAGGTCGAGGAGGAATTTCAGCGAAAACGCGCGAAAGAGAAGGCGAACATCAGACAACAGTTACGCTTGTTCAAAGAGATGGAGGAAAATTTCGA TCTGGCGAGTTCGCAATGGGACGATTCGCGGTTGTCTCGCGCCGATCCGGACGGCGCTCCGTCCTCCACCGCTTCCTCTCCGACCTCTATGCCGATCGGAAACTCCTCCGTCGTCCCGTCAGGGAAAAATTTCGTCCACGAGGAACATCGCCGCAAGAGAAACGTCGGCTCGGACTCGAAGAAACGACGTGCCGGCGAACGTGTCGGTCATCGGCCGAAATACTACGATTGGGCGCCGGACGCCTCGTCGCACCTCGAACACAAGCAAACGACGGTCCATCCGAAAGTCGTTTGCGACATCCCGAAAAGTTCACCGGTATTCGTGGACGCGAACGTTCATTCGACCAAGCCGGTCGCGTCCAACTGCACTCCGAGGTCGGACAACTACAG GAAGGATTTCGCCCACGGTGCCGTGATAACCAAGACTTCGTTCGCGAGCAGCGACAGCGAACTCTCGCAACCGAACACGAGACCGCATTCCAGACAAACAGGGACCAACGGCAAATCTTTTCGAGCAGG GTCCGGCGGCAGTCCAGGACCGAGCGAGGAGCCGACAAACACGACGGACAAGGAGCGGAACGATCCGACGGAAGCTGCGGAACACGTCAAGAAAACTGTTCGCGATTTTACGCTGAGCGGAGTGCAACCCTTCACGAAGCGGAAAACCTACAGACCGATTTCCTTCAATCCCCAaccaccgccaccgccgccTCCGCCTATTCCAAGCTAA